One window of Chryseobacterium sp. JJR-5R genomic DNA carries:
- a CDS encoding asparaginase — translation MKRKVLLIYTGGTIGMEKDYESGSLRAFDFGNIFEKMPEMKLMECEVFVHPFSKPLDSSDMGPEEWKIIAHYIRKNYDRYDGFLILHGTDTMSYTASALSFMLKGLKKPVILTGSQLPIGDLRTDAKENLLTSLYYASLYEENEAVIQEVAIYFEYKLLRGNRTLKYSAEYFDAYASPNYPILGQSGVHLNIIKENLYRRGRDVEFHVDDHISEDVIFWRIFPGMNLNHFKEIPKMKVLILQVFGSGTIFSSEKTVETLQQIRNNGTEIVVVSQCISGGISFGKYENSNIFSRIGAISGRDITAESAITKAMHLIDNPGYTGSFADNFSKSLCGEISN, via the coding sequence ATGAAACGAAAAGTCCTGTTGATCTATACCGGTGGTACCATCGGGATGGAAAAAGATTATGAATCCGGCAGCCTCCGCGCTTTTGATTTTGGAAATATTTTTGAGAAAATGCCTGAAATGAAACTGATGGAATGTGAAGTTTTCGTCCATCCTTTTTCAAAACCGCTCGATTCATCAGATATGGGGCCGGAAGAATGGAAAATCATCGCCCATTATATCCGCAAAAACTATGACCGGTATGACGGGTTTCTGATTCTTCACGGAACAGACACGATGTCTTACACGGCTTCCGCACTGAGCTTTATGCTCAAAGGACTGAAAAAACCGGTCATCTTAACGGGTTCACAGCTTCCGATCGGGGACCTGCGGACGGATGCAAAGGAAAACCTGCTCACCAGCCTGTATTACGCCAGCCTGTATGAGGAAAACGAAGCCGTGATTCAGGAAGTGGCCATTTATTTCGAGTATAAGCTGCTGAGGGGAAACCGTACTTTAAAATATTCAGCTGAATATTTTGATGCTTATGCAAGCCCGAACTATCCTATTCTCGGGCAGTCCGGCGTACATCTGAACATCATTAAAGAAAATCTTTACCGTCGTGGCAGAGATGTTGAATTCCATGTGGACGATCATATTTCCGAAGATGTTATTTTCTGGAGAATTTTTCCGGGCATGAACCTGAACCACTTTAAGGAAATCCCGAAAATGAAGGTGCTGATCCTTCAGGTGTTTGGTTCAGGGACTATTTTCAGCAGTGAAAAAACAGTGGAGACCCTGCAGCAGATCCGGAATAACGGAACTGAGATTGTGGTGGTAAGCCAGTGTATTTCAGGCGGTATTTCATTCGGAAAATATGAAAACAGCAATATCTTTTCACGGATCGGAGCCATCAGCGGAAGAGATATTACCGCAGAAAGTGCCATTACAAAAGCGATGCATCTTATAGACAATCCGGGTTACACAGGAAGCTTCGCCGATAACTTCTCAAAAAGCCTGTGCGGAGAAATTTCCAATTAA
- a CDS encoding RNA methyltransferase gives MKDLVQTFEYLKQFLTEERLQKIENFSPESSDFVLPVVEDIYQFRNAAAIVRSVEACGFHKVVALQEEYSFEPNLRVTKGADTWVEVEKMPRNIESFRKIRDRGYKIVVVSLENNAKMLPEYEITEPIALVFGTEMQGVSQEVLDFADETLAIPMYGFTRSFNVSVAASICMYELKQKLIKSDLDYKLNEEKLLKMKIRWAVNSMRSGQQIFEKYLKDHEIQWEH, from the coding sequence ATGAAAGATTTAGTACAGACCTTTGAGTATTTAAAACAGTTTTTAACCGAAGAGCGATTGCAGAAAATTGAAAATTTTTCACCGGAAAGTTCGGATTTTGTTCTCCCTGTGGTGGAAGATATTTACCAGTTCCGGAACGCAGCAGCCATTGTACGCTCTGTGGAAGCCTGTGGTTTTCATAAAGTGGTGGCTTTGCAGGAAGAATACAGTTTTGAACCCAATCTGCGGGTGACCAAAGGTGCCGATACCTGGGTTGAGGTAGAGAAAATGCCGAGAAATATAGAGTCTTTCCGGAAAATCAGGGACCGAGGGTATAAAATTGTGGTGGTATCGTTGGAAAATAATGCGAAGATGCTGCCTGAATACGAAATTACGGAACCGATTGCCCTGGTTTTCGGAACCGAAATGCAGGGGGTTTCCCAGGAAGTTTTAGATTTTGCGGATGAAACATTGGCTATTCCGATGTACGGCTTTACCAGAAGCTTCAATGTTTCGGTAGCGGCTTCGATCTGTATGTATGAACTTAAGCAGAAGCTGATAAAATCTGATCTTGATTATAAACTGAATGAAGAAAAACTCCTGAAGATGAAAATCCGCTGGGCGGTAAATTCAATGAGAAGCGGCCAGCAGATTTTTGAGAAATATTTAAAGGATCATGAAATTCAGTGGGAGCATTAA
- a CDS encoding RsmE family RNA methyltransferase, translating into MKLFFGEINNGEAIINDEEQQHIVKVLRMKNGEQIHVTDGKGNLASGTLVIEGKKAHIEVAEMKTDYPDFTPRLHIAIAPTKNIDRIEFFVEKAVEMGISEITILQTEKTERKNINIDKLRKQAVAASKQSLRFHFPTINDSVKLQDFLKNIIPEHTFVAHCHENLERIELKEIPVSEYITFLIGPEGDFSEKEISYLADHHVKAVSLGNQRLRTETAGIFVAAWNYYNLQ; encoded by the coding sequence ATGAAACTTTTTTTTGGCGAAATCAATAACGGGGAAGCAATCATCAACGATGAAGAACAACAGCATATCGTAAAGGTTCTCCGGATGAAAAACGGTGAACAAATCCACGTAACCGACGGAAAAGGAAATCTGGCTTCCGGAACCTTAGTTATTGAAGGGAAGAAAGCCCATATAGAAGTTGCTGAGATGAAAACGGATTATCCTGATTTTACGCCGAGGCTTCACATTGCCATTGCCCCTACCAAAAACATTGACCGCATTGAGTTTTTTGTGGAAAAAGCCGTGGAAATGGGTATTTCTGAGATCACTATTTTACAGACTGAAAAAACGGAACGCAAAAATATCAATATTGACAAGCTCAGGAAACAGGCGGTTGCCGCTTCCAAGCAGAGCCTGAGGTTTCATTTCCCCACCATTAATGATTCTGTAAAACTGCAGGATTTCCTGAAAAACATCATTCCTGAACATACTTTTGTGGCGCACTGCCATGAAAACCTGGAACGGATTGAGCTGAAGGAAATTCCTGTATCAGAATACATCACATTTTTGATTGGCCCCGAAGGTGACTTTTCAGAGAAAGAAATTTCATATCTGGCAGACCATCATGTAAAAGCGGTTTCCCTGGGCAACCAGAGATTAAGGACGGAAACAGCCGGTATTTTTGTGGCCGCCTGGAATTATTACAACCTGCAATAA
- the tsaD gene encoding tRNA (adenosine(37)-N6)-threonylcarbamoyltransferase complex transferase subunit TsaD, with protein MSDSIILGIESSCDDTSAAIIKGNSILSNIAANQAIHKEYGGVVPELASRAHQQNIIPVVEKSFTKANIQQNAISAIGFTRGPGLLGSLLVGTSFAKSLAMSLNVPLIEVNHLQAHILAHFIDDANPVPPGFPFLCLTVSGGHTMIVLVKDYFDMEIIGKTTDDAAGEAFDKIGKIFDLDYPAGPIIDRLAKEGNPDAFAFNKPRLEQYDYSFSGIKTSVLYFIQKEVRKDPDFIKNNLKDLCASVQRCIVEILMAKLEKAAKDLNIKEVAIAGGVSANSALRQAMQDNHRKLGWNIYIPKFEYTTDNAAMIAMVAQLKFERGEFTDLRTSATAKYDL; from the coding sequence ATGAGCGACTCTATAATTTTAGGTATTGAATCATCCTGTGACGATACATCAGCAGCGATTATCAAGGGAAATTCTATTCTGTCGAACATTGCGGCAAATCAGGCGATCCATAAAGAATATGGCGGTGTTGTCCCTGAACTTGCATCGCGTGCCCATCAGCAAAATATCATCCCTGTTGTTGAAAAATCTTTTACTAAAGCAAATATACAACAAAATGCAATTTCTGCGATAGGGTTTACACGCGGACCCGGGCTTTTAGGATCGCTTCTCGTGGGAACCTCTTTTGCTAAGTCCCTGGCAATGAGTCTAAACGTTCCTTTAATTGAAGTCAATCACCTGCAGGCACATATTTTAGCGCATTTTATTGACGATGCAAATCCTGTGCCGCCCGGATTCCCTTTTTTATGCCTTACGGTAAGCGGCGGGCATACCATGATTGTGCTGGTAAAAGATTATTTTGACATGGAAATTATCGGGAAAACCACTGATGATGCCGCCGGGGAAGCCTTCGACAAAATCGGGAAGATTTTTGACCTGGATTATCCTGCCGGCCCGATCATTGACCGGCTGGCCAAAGAAGGGAACCCGGATGCATTCGCGTTTAATAAACCGAGGCTGGAGCAGTATGATTATTCTTTCAGCGGGATCAAGACTTCCGTGCTGTATTTTATCCAGAAAGAAGTAAGAAAGGACCCTGATTTCATCAAAAACAACCTTAAAGATCTCTGTGCTTCGGTGCAGCGCTGCATTGTTGAAATTTTAATGGCTAAACTGGAAAAAGCAGCAAAGGATTTGAATATAAAAGAAGTAGCGATTGCCGGAGGCGTTTCTGCCAATTCTGCCCTGCGGCAGGCCATGCAGGACAACCACCGGAAGCTGGGATGGAATATTTACATCCCGAAATTCGAGTATACGACCGATAACGCGGCCATGATTGCCATGGTAGCGCAGTTAAAATTTGAAAGAGGGGAATTTACGGATCTGAGAACTTCCGCCACCGCAAAATATGATTTATGA
- a CDS encoding translocation/assembly module TamB yields MAKLENNNENNNKKSAAENLGDQVQKAVENAGGKVKETVKEASELASDAIKHPVETAGEFGKQAVKDVTSYSWWARLLLVLFWLSLSLVVAVFVIINLPATKRWAADQALQIVNRDFKAQMSTESVDVDFFGDVQIKGLKIKDYKGADFITAKEFTANSDWFSLATNIGKNNSLSFNSLTLKNADIKVITYKGDSISNFIRFTQLFDSGKKPDPNKPPFQLNSRLQILDSRVSIVNLNSPGEKGKWLTATNFNLKAPNVKVNGRNISAQINNMSFTTKRWGKSHLVDTFSTELSMTKDFLFLEDLTLNTDHSLLQGDIKFNLHDNGSWSDFADKVKWEMDVQLGSQLSGYDISYFVTNWDNFKPFNISGKMTGPLNSFKLDHFLIRNPDVNIATKTMKINRLLKGNFLIETNNLSADFTYKDLKAMMPSFIATKMKNFADDFGKLKYNGTASVNPKKVYISSGNLMTGIGQAKITGFSLTDYSSPMPKYAGIAEVRDLNTSVITKNKSVGLISGRFDVNGQSFDVNTMRLTTKSRITSIEIMNKEINNLYLDGLLDHKKYNGLITVDDEQAKAVVKGLIDFSTSRIAMNVEADVKYLNMNYFTGKPGNQIVSGTVNGKMAMSSLNDLTLDVEANHINFATATQKYSIPQAKIKTFAENGGRVIDVDAPGAVNGKISGRYNLADLSGMVENGLNKVLVGPAPRKLYRGQNFTLNFDIQQGLVSYFMPDLKIPQGAKVEGQYDGNSNNLILNADAASLKYVMTKVQEITEADKALAAANPSYSINDRNNITRDSAMVDSVMVRINTANLDEQIFAKINRVEYNKNIIKDITLSGRNENNSVLHLAAKFKHGSPEDELDDSLKSYAVNVNQTTNAGGDYVFRFDPTEVKFNDVTWAIDTSPELDHSITYRKKEKDFDIRNLRIYSDNSALFIKEAQFKSAKDFYLDAEVKDFAVEKLLEMQAGGNTMNIKGLANGNVQIKMDKSTLQPLVDMTIDDIMMNGNDMGDITISATNGFSLNVYDVDIKVNSAGVIGNNSLHVTGTVNNNTASPTIDLTAEMRDFDVAFAQQFVTTVFGNLRGKATGDLKVSGKFSNLDYSGDIALKGFGLKLLFTGVDYSFDDTVIPLTKGLAILNNIEVHDGRTNSKGNISGAIQFETISSLGVNLVMRADNLLVLNTTQKDYDLFWGRVYGQGDLYVDGPVSALSISTPNMKALNGSTFTFNSGSTSNVEEFKMLRFLKEGKDGLVTLEEKKRSGANMNIDFALDVDKGTTVNVLIGDDVGSIMVKGEAEKLRFQMGRQGSIAMNGTYKVENGTFISKAILNKTFQIEKGSSIRWDGDAMKPALDITANYVRMVSNAGEYLNMGGLQPVSVLLQANITQSLKDPKVDLDVTALDVSSQVKETLAAKMSQDGEKVLQFGSILLLNSFNVSRTGGVDVDVAGVAESSGYNLLLKQLGSVLNTMSNEFQIDLNYVKGDQYSNIGDRANAGVSFALSPRVKVKTGLGIPLTKTENTETNYLSGEGTIEYDISKKNDGSLLLRGYSKPSNIGVVNGAGSNGTANQAYGGGIVWSKSFNSFFKKKGKDKKIQQNKNEIKTDSTKSATK; encoded by the coding sequence ATGGCAAAGTTAGAGAATAATAACGAGAATAATAACAAAAAGTCAGCAGCTGAAAACCTGGGCGATCAGGTACAGAAGGCTGTTGAGAATGCCGGAGGCAAGGTAAAGGAGACGGTAAAGGAAGCCTCTGAACTTGCCAGTGATGCCATTAAACATCCGGTAGAAACGGCCGGAGAGTTTGGAAAGCAGGCGGTAAAAGACGTGACAAGCTATTCCTGGTGGGCCAGGCTGTTACTGGTTTTGTTCTGGCTGAGCCTCAGTCTTGTAGTGGCGGTTTTTGTAATCATCAATCTTCCGGCTACCAAAAGGTGGGCTGCTGACCAGGCGCTGCAGATTGTCAACAGGGATTTCAAGGCACAGATGTCAACCGAAAGTGTTGATGTGGATTTCTTCGGGGATGTACAGATCAAAGGCCTGAAAATAAAGGATTATAAAGGCGCCGATTTTATTACGGCTAAAGAATTTACCGCCAATTCAGACTGGTTTTCGCTTGCCACCAATATCGGCAAAAACAATTCATTAAGTTTCAACTCCCTTACGCTTAAAAATGCGGATATAAAGGTTATTACCTATAAAGGCGACAGCATTTCAAATTTCATCCGATTTACCCAGCTGTTTGACAGCGGAAAAAAACCGGATCCTAACAAGCCGCCTTTCCAGCTGAATTCCAGGCTGCAGATTCTTGATTCCAGAGTTTCCATTGTTAATTTAAATTCTCCCGGAGAAAAAGGCAAATGGCTCACAGCTACCAATTTCAATCTCAAAGCCCCGAACGTAAAAGTTAACGGGCGCAATATTTCAGCACAGATCAACAACATGTCCTTCACCACCAAAAGATGGGGGAAATCACATTTAGTAGATACTTTTTCAACGGAACTGTCAATGACCAAGGATTTCCTGTTCCTGGAAGACTTAACTTTAAATACAGATCACAGCCTTTTGCAGGGGGATATAAAATTCAATCTTCATGATAACGGCTCTTGGTCAGATTTTGCTGATAAAGTGAAATGGGAAATGGACGTACAGCTGGGCAGCCAGCTCAGTGGCTATGACATCAGCTATTTTGTAACCAACTGGGATAATTTCAAGCCGTTCAATATTTCGGGGAAGATGACTGGGCCGCTGAATAGTTTTAAGCTGGACCATTTCCTGATCCGCAATCCCGATGTGAATATTGCCACAAAAACAATGAAAATCAACAGGCTGCTGAAAGGCAACTTCCTCATTGAAACCAATAACCTGTCAGCAGATTTTACCTATAAAGATCTGAAAGCCATGATGCCTTCATTCATCGCGACCAAAATGAAGAATTTTGCAGATGATTTCGGAAAGCTGAAGTACAACGGAACGGCAAGCGTAAACCCTAAAAAAGTATACATTTCAAGCGGGAACCTGATGACAGGGATCGGTCAGGCAAAGATCACCGGATTTTCCCTGACGGATTACAGTTCCCCCATGCCGAAATATGCAGGGATTGCCGAAGTAAGAGACCTGAATACATCGGTGATTACCAAAAACAAATCCGTAGGCCTTATTTCAGGAAGGTTCGATGTCAACGGGCAGAGCTTCGACGTGAATACCATGAGGCTGACCACGAAATCCCGGATCACCAGCATTGAGATCATGAACAAGGAAATCAACAACCTTTATCTTGACGGATTACTGGACCATAAGAAATACAACGGACTTATTACGGTGGATGACGAGCAGGCAAAAGCAGTCGTTAAAGGCTTAATTGACTTCAGCACTTCAAGGATCGCCATGAATGTGGAGGCTGATGTCAAGTATCTGAACATGAATTATTTTACCGGGAAGCCCGGAAATCAGATCGTAAGCGGAACGGTGAACGGTAAAATGGCCATGTCTTCCCTCAATGATCTTACTTTGGATGTGGAAGCAAACCATATTAATTTTGCCACAGCCACTCAGAAATATTCCATTCCCCAGGCAAAAATAAAAACATTTGCCGAAAACGGCGGCCGGGTGATTGACGTGGATGCCCCGGGTGCCGTAAATGGTAAAATTTCCGGAAGATATAACCTTGCTGATCTTTCAGGTATGGTGGAAAACGGGCTGAATAAAGTATTGGTGGGCCCCGCGCCCCGCAAATTGTACAGGGGACAGAACTTTACTTTGAATTTTGATATCCAGCAGGGGTTGGTAAGCTATTTTATGCCGGATCTGAAAATTCCCCAGGGCGCGAAAGTAGAAGGGCAGTATGACGGAAATTCAAACAACCTGATCTTAAATGCTGATGCGGCTTCACTTAAGTATGTCATGACCAAAGTTCAGGAAATTACAGAAGCTGATAAGGCGCTGGCAGCAGCTAATCCTTCCTATAGCATAAATGACCGGAACAACATCACCAGGGACAGCGCCATGGTAGACAGTGTGATGGTAAGAATCAATACGGCAAATCTTGACGAGCAGATTTTCGCAAAGATCAACAGGGTAGAGTACAATAAAAATATTATCAAAGATATTACTTTAAGCGGCAGGAACGAAAACAACAGCGTTCTTCACCTGGCTGCAAAATTCAAACACGGAAGCCCTGAAGATGAGCTGGATGACAGCCTTAAATCCTATGCCGTCAATGTCAACCAGACGACCAATGCGGGTGGCGACTATGTATTCAGGTTTGACCCTACTGAAGTTAAATTCAATGATGTCACCTGGGCTATTGATACAAGCCCGGAGCTGGACCATTCCATTACATACCGTAAAAAAGAAAAGGATTTCGACATCAGGAACCTGAGGATCTATTCAGACAACAGTGCATTGTTTATAAAGGAAGCCCAGTTTAAATCTGCCAAAGATTTCTATCTGGATGCAGAAGTTAAAGATTTTGCAGTTGAAAAGCTGCTGGAAATGCAGGCGGGCGGAAATACCATGAACATCAAAGGCCTGGCTAACGGGAATGTACAGATTAAAATGGATAAAAGTACCCTGCAGCCTTTGGTGGATATGACCATTGATGATATCATGATGAACGGGAATGACATGGGCGATATTACGATCTCTGCAACAAACGGGTTTTCCCTCAATGTATATGACGTTGACATCAAAGTGAATTCTGCCGGTGTTATCGGAAACAACAGCCTTCACGTTACAGGAACCGTAAACAATAATACAGCTTCACCTACCATTGATCTTACAGCCGAGATGAGGGATTTCGATGTGGCCTTTGCCCAGCAGTTTGTCACTACGGTATTCGGAAATTTAAGAGGAAAAGCAACGGGGGACCTTAAAGTAAGCGGAAAGTTCAGCAATCTGGATTACAGCGGTGATATTGCCCTGAAAGGTTTCGGGTTAAAGCTTCTGTTTACGGGAGTGGATTATTCATTTGATGATACGGTGATCCCGTTAACAAAAGGGCTGGCAATCCTTAACAATATTGAAGTTCATGACGGAAGGACGAATTCCAAAGGGAATATTTCCGGGGCGATTCAGTTTGAAACCATTTCATCACTGGGGGTCAACCTGGTTATGAGGGCAGATAACCTGCTGGTGTTAAATACCACTCAGAAAGATTATGACCTTTTCTGGGGAAGGGTTTACGGGCAGGGTGACCTGTATGTGGACGGGCCGGTTTCAGCCTTAAGCATATCCACCCCGAATATGAAAGCGCTGAACGGAAGTACCTTTACCTTTAACTCGGGTTCCACTTCCAATGTAGAAGAATTTAAAATGCTGAGGTTCCTGAAGGAAGGGAAAGACGGTCTGGTAACGCTTGAAGAAAAGAAAAGATCAGGTGCCAATATGAATATCGACTTTGCACTGGATGTAGATAAAGGCACTACGGTAAATGTTCTGATCGGCGATGATGTAGGAAGCATTATGGTAAAAGGAGAAGCTGAAAAGCTGCGATTCCAGATGGGCAGGCAGGGCAGTATTGCGATGAACGGCACGTATAAAGTGGAAAACGGGACCTTTATATCAAAAGCAATCCTGAATAAAACCTTCCAGATTGAAAAAGGAAGCAGCATCCGCTGGGACGGCGATGCCATGAAACCTGCGCTTGACATAACGGCCAATTATGTAAGAATGGTCTCCAATGCTGGGGAATACCTGAATATGGGAGGCCTGCAGCCTGTAAGTGTCCTGCTTCAGGCCAATATTACCCAATCGCTAAAAGATCCTAAGGTAGATCTTGATGTAACCGCACTGGATGTTTCAAGCCAAGTGAAAGAAACTTTGGCGGCAAAAATGAGCCAGGACGGAGAAAAAGTACTGCAGTTCGGTTCCATATTGCTGTTAAACAGTTTTAACGTTTCCAGGACCGGTGGGGTGGATGTAGACGTTGCCGGAGTGGCGGAATCTTCCGGATACAATCTGCTCTTAAAACAATTGGGCTCCGTACTGAATACCATGAGCAACGAATTCCAGATTGACCTTAATTATGTAAAAGGCGACCAGTATTCCAATATCGGGGACAGGGCCAATGCAGGCGTAAGCTTTGCGCTTTCACCAAGGGTTAAAGTAAAGACCGGGTTAGGGATCCCACTGACCAAAACTGAGAATACGGAAACCAATTACCTGTCCGGTGAAGGAACTATTGAATATGATATTTCCAAGAAGAATGACGGAAGCCTGCTGCTGAGAGGCTACTCCAAACCTTCCAATATCGGGGTGGTTAACGGTGCCGGGTCAAACGGAACTGCTAATCAGGCGTATGGCGGAGGGATCGTATGGAGCAAGAGCTTCAATTCTTTCTTTAAAAAGAAAGGAAAAGATAAAAAAATACAGCAGAATAAAAATGAAATAAAAACAGATTCTACAAAATCAGCAACTAAATAA
- a CDS encoding Lrp/AsnC family transcriptional regulator — MNYQLDEIDKKILDFLVENTRMPFTEIAKQMDVSAGTIHVRVKKMEDAGIILGSSLNIDYGKLDYHFTAFIGILLTKSNRTQEVLKELSTLPNVIEASVISGKYNIFCKVKAKNTDDAKRIIYQIDDIQDVMRTESMISMEEYLSDKNRLINAISI; from the coding sequence ATGAACTATCAACTGGACGAAATAGACAAAAAAATTCTTGATTTCTTAGTAGAAAACACAAGAATGCCGTTTACAGAAATTGCGAAACAGATGGATGTTTCTGCTGGAACAATTCACGTAAGAGTGAAAAAAATGGAGGATGCAGGTATTATTTTGGGGTCATCTCTTAATATCGATTATGGAAAGCTGGATTACCACTTTACGGCTTTCATCGGAATCCTTTTGACAAAATCAAACCGTACGCAGGAAGTTTTAAAAGAACTTTCAACGCTTCCAAACGTCATTGAAGCCAGCGTTATTTCCGGAAAATATAATATTTTCTGCAAGGTGAAAGCTAAAAATACGGATGATGCAAAAAGAATCATTTATCAGATCGATGATATTCAGGATGTCATGAGAACGGAAAGTATGATTTCCATGGAAGAGTACTTAAGTGACAAAAACAGGCTGATCAACGCGATTTCTATCTAA
- a CDS encoding GLPGLI family protein, whose product MKKNINGLLFFMFLFGGIFFGFSQNYQVLYKVKFHPQKDESDLKTEYMRLETLSESKSIFYNYVNKKDSINSKKEDQVPYLRFTVIREENSCRYYGNFNDLYFVFSEALKTDWKINNKTSEFKGYKVQEAAIELDGRQWIALFTSEVPITSGPYKFSGLPGLILKVHSEDGDYSFEMVELTRHTSESYFHSFQTSKYTSVKKKKVETFISNFLKEPGARNFTLRNSYGDQFDYSFSGQKDGSYKDMNDYVKGVFEKYNNPVDRKTYILIF is encoded by the coding sequence ATGAAAAAGAATATTAACGGTCTGCTTTTTTTTATGTTTCTGTTCGGCGGAATCTTCTTTGGTTTTTCTCAAAACTACCAGGTGCTTTATAAAGTAAAATTTCATCCGCAGAAAGATGAATCAGATCTCAAAACAGAATATATGCGCCTGGAAACCCTGTCTGAATCTAAAAGCATCTTCTATAATTATGTAAACAAGAAAGATTCGATAAACAGTAAAAAAGAAGATCAGGTTCCGTATTTAAGATTTACCGTTATCCGGGAAGAAAACAGCTGTAGATATTATGGAAACTTTAATGATCTGTATTTTGTTTTCAGTGAGGCTTTAAAAACGGATTGGAAAATAAATAACAAAACGTCTGAGTTTAAAGGGTATAAAGTTCAGGAAGCTGCAATAGAGCTGGATGGAAGGCAATGGATTGCTTTATTTACCTCGGAAGTTCCCATTACCTCAGGACCCTACAAATTTTCAGGTTTACCGGGCTTGATATTAAAGGTACATTCTGAGGACGGGGATTACAGTTTTGAAATGGTTGAGCTTACCCGGCATACATCAGAAAGTTATTTCCATTCTTTTCAGACCAGTAAATACACATCCGTAAAAAAGAAAAAGGTTGAAACATTTATTTCAAATTTTTTAAAAGAGCCGGGCGCAAGAAATTTTACTTTACGGAACAGTTATGGTGATCAGTTTGACTATAGCTTCAGCGGCCAAAAAGACGGTTCTTATAAAGATATGAATGACTATGTAAAAGGTGTTTTTGAAAAGTACAATAACCCGGTTGACAGGAAAACCTATATTCTTATTTTTTAA
- a CDS encoding transketolase family protein, whose amino-acid sequence MKFTYTEKKDTRSGFGAGLAELADKNPNVVALCADLIGSLKMEKFIEKAPERFFQVGIAEANMMGLAAGLSITGKIPFTGTFANFSTSRVYDQIRQSIAYSNKNVKICASHAGLTLGEDGATHQVLEDIGMMKMLPGMTVINPCDYNQTKAATLAIADFEGPVYLRFGRPVVPVFIPEDMPFEIGKGILLQEGTDVTIVATGHLVWESLLAADELAKEGISCEVINIHTIKPLDEEIILKSVEKTGKIVTAEEHNYLGGLGESVAGMLARKRPTRQEFVAVNDTFGESATPAELMKKYKIDSAAVQEAVKRILEK is encoded by the coding sequence ATGAAATTTACATATACTGAAAAAAAAGATACCCGTTCAGGATTCGGGGCAGGATTAGCTGAACTTGCAGATAAAAATCCTAATGTTGTGGCATTGTGCGCAGACCTTATCGGTTCCCTTAAAATGGAGAAATTTATTGAAAAGGCTCCGGAAAGATTTTTCCAGGTGGGCATTGCAGAAGCCAATATGATGGGCCTTGCAGCAGGTTTAAGCATTACCGGTAAAATTCCTTTTACCGGAACTTTCGCCAACTTCTCTACATCAAGGGTATATGACCAAATCCGCCAGTCTATTGCCTACTCCAATAAAAATGTAAAAATCTGTGCTTCCCATGCCGGGCTTACTTTAGGGGAAGACGGTGCCACGCACCAGGTTCTTGAAGATATCGGTATGATGAAAATGCTTCCGGGCATGACGGTCATCAACCCTTGCGACTACAATCAGACGAAAGCGGCAACCTTAGCCATCGCTGATTTTGAAGGCCCTGTTTACCTGAGGTTCGGAAGACCGGTAGTGCCTGTTTTCATTCCTGAAGATATGCCTTTCGAAATCGGAAAAGGTATTCTTTTACAGGAAGGAACCGATGTAACGATTGTGGCAACCGGGCACCTTGTATGGGAATCTCTTTTGGCTGCGGATGAGCTTGCCAAAGAAGGTATTTCCTGCGAGGTAATCAACATCCACACCATCAAGCCGCTGGATGAAGAAATCATCCTGAAATCAGTAGAGAAAACAGGTAAGATCGTAACGGCTGAAGAACACAATTACCTCGGCGGTTTAGGAGAATCCGTTGCCGGAATGCTGGCCAGGAAAAGACCGACCCGACAGGAGTTCGTTGCCGTAAACGATACTTTCGGAGAATCTGCAACCCCTGCTGAGCTGATGAAGAAATATAAAATTGATTCTGCTGCCGTACAGGAAGCAGTGAAGAGAATTTTAGAGAAATAA